A DNA window from Myxocyprinus asiaticus isolate MX2 ecotype Aquarium Trade chromosome 45, UBuf_Myxa_2, whole genome shotgun sequence contains the following coding sequences:
- the LOC127434875 gene encoding scavenger receptor cysteine-rich type 1 protein M130-like, with protein MGCGTPIEAKTRAYFGQGSGQIWQENLRCLGNEPGLYWCPSSGLGVSSCNHTQDAGVICRDLKLVGGVNACDGRVQILYDNHWGAVCYNGWDLIDATVLCRELGCGDFAKVKGYIGPVGPVWMDNLSCTGKEWTVRDCPFTGGVSSCLNGVHAGVLCTKFVRKGMVKILVKAKTGVNVNGAIIMKNLLDRMTEVVQGPNKKFNVTWRTQSDGLVFHKKNTMAGQGSEGLNPCMPVN; from the exons ATGGGTTGTGGGACCCCTATAGAAGCAAAGACCAGGGCATATTTTGGACAAGGCTCAGGACAAATATGGCAGGAAAATTTGAGGTGTCTTGGGAATGAACCAGGATTGTATTGGTGCCCATCAAGTGGATTGGGAGTCAGCAGCTGCAACCATACACAAGATGCTGGGGTCATCTGTCGAG ATTTGAAGTTGGTGGGCGGTGTCAACGCATGTGATGGCAGGGTTCAGATTCTGTATGATAATCACTGGGGAGCAGTGTGTTACAATGGTTGGGATCTAATAGATGCTACAGTTTTGTGTAGAGAGCTGGGCTGTGGTGACTTTGCAAAAGTGAAGGGATATATTGGTCCTGTGGGGCCAGTGTGGATGGATAATCTCAGCTGTACAGGAAAAGAGTGGACAGTGCGAGACTGCCCTTTCACTGGGGGTGTGAGCAGTTGTTTGAATGGGGTTCATGCAGGTGTTCTTTGCACAA AATTTGTTAGAAAAGGCATGGTGAAGATTTTGGTGAAGGCTAAAACTGGAGTCAATGTAAATGGCGCAATTATCATGAAAAACCTTTTGGACAGG ATGACAGAAGTGGTTCAAGGTCCAAATAAGAAGTTTAATGTGACATGGAGAACACAGTCTGATGGGCTtgtattccacaaaaagaacacaatggCAG GTCAGGGGTCAGAGGGCCTCAATCCTTGCATGCCAGTCAACTAA